The following proteins are co-located in the Candidatus Nanosynbacter sp. HMT-352 genome:
- a CDS encoding CNNM domain-containing protein, translating into MSDVLLWLAAAVLLVLSGLFSGLNIGLMMARPDDLKRKARQGDKIAARVYRYRKDGYYLIFCILLGNVGVNTAMSILLGNMTNGVVGGLIATLLITMFGEILPQAIFSQRGYRFVRYFFWLLDVIYVLFWPLAQPMSKLLNRWLGKETPQLYSHQELEEIIHEHAIRSDSPVDYDESRIAAGALQFSKKTAGDLVTPMSEVFVVDLDDELDATLLAQIKHAGHSRIPVQSDGELVGVLYVKDIVGRDLPLPISQLYRDKIYDIDKRSRLDTVLSRFIQTRNHLFVVMDDETELGIITLEDVIEEILDQEIEDEYDEE; encoded by the coding sequence ATGTCTGATGTTTTATTATGGCTGGCGGCGGCTGTTCTGCTGGTGCTTTCTGGGCTATTTTCCGGTTTGAATATTGGTTTAATGATGGCGCGACCTGATGACTTGAAGCGAAAGGCCAGGCAGGGCGACAAAATTGCGGCGCGGGTATATCGATATCGGAAAGACGGCTATTATTTGATTTTCTGTATTTTGCTCGGCAACGTCGGCGTGAATACTGCGATGTCAATTTTGCTTGGCAATATGACGAATGGCGTGGTTGGTGGCTTGATTGCGACGCTTCTCATCACGATGTTTGGCGAGATTTTGCCGCAGGCGATTTTCTCGCAGCGTGGATATCGATTTGTGCGATATTTCTTTTGGCTGCTTGATGTGATTTACGTGCTATTTTGGCCGCTTGCTCAGCCGATGTCGAAATTGCTGAATCGCTGGCTGGGCAAGGAAACGCCGCAATTATATTCTCATCAGGAGCTGGAGGAGATCATTCACGAGCACGCCATTAGGTCGGATAGTCCGGTTGATTATGACGAAAGCCGAATTGCGGCAGGAGCGTTGCAGTTTAGTAAAAAGACGGCTGGCGATTTGGTTACGCCGATGAGCGAGGTTTTCGTCGTGGATTTGGATGACGAGCTGGACGCAACTTTACTCGCTCAAATTAAGCACGCTGGACATTCGCGAATTCCGGTTCAATCTGACGGGGAATTGGTTGGAGTTTTATACGTGAAGGATATCGTTGGACGAGATTTGCCGTTGCCAATTAGCCAATTGTACCGCGATAAAATTTACGATATTGACAAGAGGTCGCGCCTGGATACGGTCTTAAGTCGATTTATTCAAACGCGCAATCATTTGTTTGTGGTGATGGACGATGAGACGGAGCTGGGAATTATTACGTTGGAAGACGTGATTGAAGAGATCCTGGATCAAGAGATTGAAGATGAGTATGATGAGGAATAA
- a CDS encoding ABC transporter permease, translating to MRRIDIIKRAGRNLGQSKGRTILTALAISVGAFTIGLALMAGEGGRLYTNSMVDAAGDKKSVSVYKKVTSSGPDSNLPEYSDSEDTEKDQSKAIEKYSMTDNDVKKIQQTPHVEKVTPAYSMYGVLYAKSSASDKKFVPSVTVKFDKTRMKFAAGNLDNFMPKKGEVVIPESYVKEMGFSDAKSAIGQTITLGLKKGDSPSKNADKEISLKVAAVDKPSDTILFYQPAVRVSVDDAKDIYDFSHPKDLPNDYSYVIASVDDEKNVEAMKSELGKDYVASSVQDVRKAMLTFVNMAQMALIGFGGLALLASVFGIVNTMYISVLERTSQIGLMKALGMRGRDIGKMFRYEAAWVGLLGGLIGVGLASLMSLLNPMIANFLKLEQGTNLLVVNPLQMGLLIIGLMIMAVLSGWLPSRKATKLDPIEALRTE from the coding sequence GTGAGAAGAATTGACATTATTAAACGCGCCGGTCGAAATTTGGGGCAATCAAAAGGTCGCACGATTTTAACTGCGCTGGCAATTTCAGTTGGAGCGTTTACGATTGGTCTGGCGCTGATGGCTGGAGAAGGCGGTCGGCTGTATACGAACAGCATGGTTGACGCGGCTGGCGATAAAAAATCTGTTTCGGTCTATAAAAAAGTGACCTCGTCGGGACCTGATAGTAATCTCCCAGAATATAGCGACTCGGAAGATACGGAAAAGGATCAGTCTAAGGCGATAGAAAAATATTCGATGACTGATAACGATGTGAAAAAAATACAGCAAACCCCGCACGTAGAAAAAGTGACGCCAGCTTATTCTATGTATGGAGTTTTATATGCCAAAAGTTCGGCAAGTGACAAAAAATTCGTGCCTAGTGTAACTGTGAAGTTTGATAAGACCCGAATGAAGTTTGCGGCTGGTAATTTGGACAATTTTATGCCGAAAAAGGGCGAGGTTGTTATTCCAGAATCTTACGTAAAAGAAATGGGATTTAGTGATGCAAAATCAGCAATTGGACAAACGATTACGCTGGGATTGAAAAAAGGAGATTCGCCGAGCAAAAACGCTGACAAAGAAATATCTCTGAAAGTTGCGGCAGTCGATAAACCTTCGGACACGATTCTGTTTTATCAGCCAGCCGTGCGCGTTTCTGTGGACGACGCTAAGGATATTTACGACTTTAGTCACCCTAAAGATTTGCCTAATGATTATTCTTATGTAATTGCGTCGGTTGATGATGAGAAAAACGTTGAGGCGATGAAGAGTGAACTTGGTAAGGATTACGTGGCGTCTTCGGTTCAGGATGTACGCAAGGCTATGCTGACTTTTGTGAATATGGCTCAAATGGCGCTGATTGGGTTTGGCGGTTTGGCGCTGCTTGCGAGCGTGTTTGGAATTGTTAATACGATGTATATCTCGGTTTTGGAGCGAACTAGCCAGATTGGGCTAATGAAAGCTCTGGGAATGCGAGGCCGTGATATCGGTAAAATGTTCAGGTATGAAGCGGCGTGGGTTGGGCTTCTCGGCGGTTTGATTGGTGTTGGTTTGGCGAGTTTGATGTCGCTACTTAACCCTATGATTGCTAATTTCCTGAAGTTGGAGCAAGGCACGAATTTACTAGTCGTTAATCCTCTGCAAATGGGACTTTTGATAATCGGGCTGATGATTATGGCGGTACTTTCTGGCTGGCTGCCGAGCCGCAAGGCAACAAAATTAGATCCAATTGAGGCGTTAAGGACGGAATAG
- a CDS encoding ABC transporter ATP-binding protein, with protein MVMIELKNVTKIYGKKKNQFVALNDVSLRIPTGVSVAILGKSGSGKSTLMHAISGLDRPQQGQVIIDGQDILKLKQKQVDEFRARKIGFIFQSFFVQGNESVADNVSLPLEIMKMPRGLRESKINEALKAVDLYEKRKNRAKDLSGGQKQRLAIARAIVGSPQIIFADEPTGNLDSETGAKVEELLFNYNKQEGATLIIVTHDVDLAKKCDYQILIKDGKIKGSNIPKEGKSGR; from the coding sequence ATTGTTATGATTGAGCTTAAAAATGTGACGAAAATTTACGGCAAAAAGAAGAATCAATTTGTGGCGCTAAATGATGTGAGTTTGCGAATTCCAACGGGCGTGAGCGTGGCGATTTTGGGAAAATCTGGTTCAGGAAAATCGACGCTAATGCACGCAATTTCTGGCTTGGATCGACCACAGCAAGGTCAAGTGATTATTGACGGTCAGGATATTCTGAAATTGAAACAAAAGCAAGTTGACGAGTTTCGTGCGAGAAAAATAGGTTTTATTTTCCAGAGTTTCTTTGTTCAGGGCAATGAAAGCGTGGCGGATAATGTGAGTTTGCCACTGGAAATTATGAAAATGCCAAGGGGCTTGAGGGAAAGTAAAATCAATGAGGCACTGAAGGCGGTGGACTTGTACGAGAAGCGCAAAAATCGTGCGAAGGATTTGTCGGGTGGTCAGAAGCAGCGTTTGGCGATTGCGCGGGCAATTGTCGGCAGTCCTCAGATCATTTTTGCGGACGAACCTACGGGAAATTTGGATAGCGAAACTGGCGCGAAGGTGGAAGAGTTGCTGTTCAATTACAACAAGCAAGAAGGCGCAACGCTGATTATCGTGACGCACGACGTTGATTTGGCTAAGAAATGTGATTATCAAATTCTGATCAAAGACGGCAAAATTAAGGGTTCTAACATACCGAAAGAAGGTAAAAGTGGACGTTGA
- a CDS encoding PadR family transcriptional regulator, producing the protein MDVDSYAESLAVQLRKGFLVYCVLLVCSNKAQYAGDIVKQLNDSDLTVVEGTIYPLLNRLQKDGYLQHEWQESEQGPPRKYYSLTDHGDQLIHELKDRVNMLNNSLDNLEKGIK; encoded by the coding sequence GTGGACGTTGATAGCTATGCGGAAAGCTTGGCAGTCCAATTGCGAAAAGGATTTTTGGTTTACTGTGTTTTACTGGTTTGTTCTAATAAAGCGCAGTACGCCGGCGATATCGTTAAGCAATTGAACGATTCGGATTTAACGGTGGTCGAAGGTACGATTTATCCGCTGCTGAATAGGCTGCAGAAAGACGGATATCTGCAACACGAATGGCAGGAAAGTGAGCAAGGTCCGCCGCGAAAATATTATTCATTGACAGATCACGGCGATCAATTGATTCACGAACTTAAAGATCGCGTAAATATGCTAAATAATTCGCTTGATAACTTAGAGAAAGGAATAAAATAA
- a CDS encoding PspC domain-containing protein — protein sequence MKEITRIHLAKTAFSVEIDAKKSLEKYLNSIQKNMHADAEAMKEIEARMVEILAERGVMKEGVISDDDVLAIKNQMGEPRDFSDDSEDSTDELTDDNEKPEKQLMRDTDGAVIGGVCAGIAAYFNINPLWVRLIAIVSPFVTFGTMVLVYLAMWVSMPPAKTASDKLRMRGKPVTLAALKEASADGNSTVSVGKTPIAKFFQYFIGVMVLLTTLAILFGLIVGGALGVSMIDMLGGLGMQMWAWGVWTSLAIGGIAAVIFGAIVTRSIFAWKVNRMSVITMIVAASVVFMSLASAAIFSAHAGLEYARESQQLTKKVNIDIPDTTNANSIFIDMPVGNVSRINSDKFKVEAEFVDLPKANKPEINVRRDGDKIVLSVSEKCNAIFFDGCLKFYKPITGLKIYAPAGVNVSGLFYQNSIEAENPES from the coding sequence ATGAAGGAAATAACCAGGATTCATCTGGCAAAAACGGCGTTTAGCGTGGAAATTGACGCTAAGAAATCGCTAGAAAAATATCTTAATTCGATTCAGAAAAATATGCACGCCGACGCGGAAGCGATGAAGGAAATTGAGGCGCGAATGGTTGAGATTTTAGCCGAGCGTGGCGTGATGAAAGAGGGCGTTATTAGTGACGATGACGTTTTGGCGATTAAAAATCAAATGGGTGAGCCGCGTGATTTTTCGGATGATAGTGAGGACTCAACTGATGAATTGACGGATGATAATGAGAAGCCAGAAAAGCAATTGATGCGCGACACGGACGGGGCTGTCATTGGCGGCGTGTGCGCGGGAATAGCGGCGTACTTTAATATCAATCCGTTGTGGGTGCGACTTATTGCAATTGTCTCGCCGTTCGTAACATTCGGCACGATGGTGCTGGTTTACCTCGCGATGTGGGTGTCAATGCCGCCAGCAAAAACCGCGTCGGACAAATTGCGAATGCGCGGAAAGCCTGTAACTTTGGCTGCGCTTAAGGAAGCTTCCGCTGATGGAAATTCAACTGTGTCTGTCGGAAAAACTCCAATTGCGAAATTTTTCCAATATTTTATCGGTGTTATGGTGTTACTTACGACGCTAGCGATACTGTTTGGGCTGATTGTTGGCGGGGCGCTCGGCGTTTCCATGATTGATATGCTCGGCGGTTTGGGTATGCAAATGTGGGCGTGGGGAGTATGGACTTCCTTGGCAATTGGCGGAATCGCGGCGGTGATATTTGGCGCAATTGTAACGCGTAGCATATTCGCTTGGAAGGTCAATCGAATGTCTGTAATCACAATGATCGTGGCGGCGTCCGTTGTTTTTATGAGTTTGGCAAGCGCTGCAATATTTAGCGCTCACGCTGGCTTAGAATATGCGCGTGAATCGCAGCAACTCACGAAGAAAGTGAATATCGATATTCCAGATACGACAAACGCTAATTCAATTTTTATCGATATGCCAGTGGGGAATGTTTCGCGAATAAATTCTGACAAATTTAAGGTGGAAGCGGAGTTTGTGGATTTGCCAAAGGCGAATAAGCCAGAAATTAACGTGCGCCGCGATGGCGATAAAATTGTGCTGTCCGTTTCTGAGAAGTGTAACGCGATATTCTTTGACGGCTGCTTGAAGTTTTATAAGCCGATAACTGGCTTGAAAATTTATGCTCCTGCGGGCGTGAATGTTAGCGGTTTGTTCTATCAAAATTCGATTGAAGCAGAAAACCCCGAATCTTAG
- a CDS encoding undecaprenyl-diphosphate phosphatase, whose amino-acid sequence MAWWQAIILGVIEGITEFLPISSTGHLTIAEKLMGMRIDDPSVVAFTAIIQIGAILAAVIYFWSDIWRILQAWWRGLWWKRARRKFDYKYGWAIIIGSIPIAIVGLLFKHEVETVLRSLWFVAFGLIGWSVVMWLADNRAGNNKRGETETSWKDTLAIGAGQCLSLIPGVSRSGATISVGLFRGFDRVSVTKLSFFLGIPALVAAGLLEVATEYKHISGGVGWTPTIIATVISFGVGYLAVSWLLKFIQSNNFRPFIIYRFVLGLFLLVMLSFGVIYHV is encoded by the coding sequence GTGGCTTGGTGGCAAGCAATTATTCTCGGCGTAATTGAGGGAATTACGGAATTCTTACCGATTTCTTCGACTGGGCATTTGACGATTGCCGAGAAATTGATGGGAATGCGAATTGACGATCCGAGCGTCGTGGCTTTTACGGCGATAATTCAGATCGGAGCAATTTTGGCGGCGGTGATTTATTTCTGGAGTGATATTTGGCGAATCTTGCAGGCTTGGTGGCGCGGTTTATGGTGGAAGAGGGCGCGCCGAAAGTTTGATTATAAATACGGCTGGGCAATTATTATCGGCTCAATTCCTATTGCGATTGTCGGACTGTTATTTAAGCATGAAGTTGAAACAGTTCTGCGCAGTTTGTGGTTTGTGGCGTTCGGGTTGATTGGCTGGAGCGTTGTTATGTGGCTGGCTGACAATCGTGCGGGAAATAACAAGCGTGGCGAAACTGAGACGAGCTGGAAAGACACTTTGGCAATTGGTGCGGGGCAATGCTTGTCGCTTATTCCGGGAGTTAGTCGTTCTGGCGCAACGATTTCAGTCGGTCTGTTTCGTGGATTTGACCGCGTGTCGGTTACGAAATTAAGTTTCTTCTTGGGTATTCCAGCACTGGTCGCGGCGGGGCTATTGGAAGTCGCTACCGAATATAAACACATTTCTGGCGGCGTTGGCTGGACTCCGACTATAATCGCCACGGTAATTTCATTCGGTGTCGGCTACTTGGCCGTGTCATGGCTATTGAAGTTTATTCAGAGTAATAATTTCCGACCGTTTATAATTTATCGATTTGTCCTGGGGCTGTTTTTGTTGGTTATGCTTAGCTTTGGTGTGATTTATCACGTTTAG